CTCTTGGCTGAACACAAAACATTCATTTGTTTGACACGCATCTAATCACACGATATTTACAAATCCTCATTCtttaaaaacaacagcaaataTTGACCAAAGCTTGATTACACCACACTAACCACACTGTAAAGTCAGTACAATACCAGTAAGAGCATCATTTGCTCACTTGTTgcgtaatttatttaaaaaaaaaaaaataataatataacatatgCAAGTGCTACAGAAAATCTCTGAATGGCAAATTTGTAGTTTAAGATAAGGATGATTGCACAGAAATCATCTCTTGGCACATTGTTCAAGCTTGATGGACAGGTCGTGAACAGCAGGTATGCCATCATCTTTTCTGAAAAGacaatgaaaaaatacaaagagCTGGCATGGTATAGAAATAAATGATACTGGCAAGGCCAACTTATTGCCTGTGGTATGATTATTCGTTTGACAATACATGAAACAACCACATTACAAGAACTTTGgcacttttaaatgttaaatgtaatctaGCTGTTGTCTATTCTTCACCAATGCATGTGCTGTGAAAGGTAAAAAAGACTCTTATCTACTAAGCTTACTCTGACTCTACCACGTGACAAAACCAAATAAGTACTTTTCATTGCCTTCTAATGACCTCTTGCACCACACAGAATACTTAATATGTCCAAGGCGGAGAAATCTCCATAACATTTATCGCTCAACGTGTACAACTTAAACCAAAAAGAACCTGCTACAGAATAAACCTTAAACTAAAAGAAATCATTTCATCTGTGATAAAAAGTTCAACAacatacattttcattaaaatggaaaaatagcATTCAAGTTGAATCCTGTGAAGTAGCTGCGAGGtgcaaataaataatgataaagTAGTGAGCAGCTTGTGTTACAGTTCATAGATAGAAATAACTTGTATGTCCAAATTCATGGAGCAGAATCAGGGACGACCGACTGGTCAAACAATTAAAGCAGACTTTAATGGCTCACAGCAGACTCTAGCTGCAGACTGATGAGTCCTTTAACCACAATAACGTATGCCGTAACCAAATGTTGTTCAGACTAGATTGTATTCCTTCAGTGTGAGCTGCAAGATGGTGTCCTTGACAGCAGCAAACACGAATCTGATGTTTTCCGTGTCAGTGGCACAGGTGAAGTGAGAATAAATGATTTTTTCTGAGTCTGGATTCAGGTCGACAAACATCTTCAGGATAAATTCCCGTGCGGCTTGAGCATCTCTCTGGGCTCCTTGGAGAGGAAAATAGATCTTGGTTAACTTGGTCATCCTGAAAATCATCTGAGATTTtacttaaagtgcccctattatgcctttttaAGGGTTCCTAATAAtgttttgggagtctcctacaacaggtttacatgcatgccatcaaaaaacacttttgttttctcataatacacatttaatttcacctcagtTCTCAATTATTGGTAAACTCCTCCTTTCCGTGAGCTTACACTGCTCTGAttgatcagatggcccaatcCTATGCGATTGGTCTACTGCATTCACCGCACGCCTATTGCCATAACTGAATGACAGCTATCAATACGCTACGTTAGCCAAGCACGAAGGTCAATAGCTGATAATGCATTACACTTTGTAAACAAAAGTCGTGCTCCATACTTGATCATTACTCCAagtaataagacagacaagctgCATTAAATCGAcacattttttaacaatattggacccacatctgaatagcagaactacagaaacgTGATTTAGCCGGTTAGCAGGAGACATACAGACTGGGGTGttacacaacataacatacaaaactaCGAATTTTGAACGATtgctagaaaatataaacatcaattattaatcatacttacaggttgaGATTCAGAGGAGCAAAATGGTCTTAAAATATGGATCAGTGCCCAGTTTGTTTGGACCAAGTCTTTCAACTCCCCGAGGTTTGAGAAGCAGTTGTCGATAAAATGACaggaacacaacaaaagattgtacTGCTGTGGTATTATTGAAAAAATGAATTTCCCTGGTGTCTGTGCACGCGATAAGCAGAcgggcaatatgctaatgtttcgtTGTGACATCACAACGAAACGGCTAGGGATTCATTTTACAAACGACTCGTTTAATTGACTCTCtactcttacttttgagagacaatagctttatatacggtgcactttcagatttgaaactttgcaggatgttcATTCACTTAGAGATgtgttacacactacatgaaaggtaattttcaaaaatccataataggggcactttaaaataacCTCTAACTTAGActatgttcacactgtcagtccaaatccgattatGTGTGTATCCGACTGGAATCGAATTGAAATGATTGACTGTACACTATGTATCGCAACTGTTCGGATCCGATTTGTGCGTCTCATGGCTTTTTGTTTTCCAGAACACCTGTGTTGGTTTCCATGCCAATGACATTGCATTGGTAGGTTGGCAAAGTTGTCtcaaggcaggaacacaccaaaccgacgccgAGGAACTAGTGgcaacgaaagcagactgcggggttggctcacgtcggcagcgtctgggtccaaagttgccctgacacaccaaaccatcGCTCGACAgctgacggccaagtagcacgtccgttctgcacctgcgtaagatgaaatgcctttctgaaTCAGCAGGTGGCAGAAgatgaacagccaatcagaatgatcagatggcccgatggaccgacgagctccgacgccgattcaacatgtcgaatcggccgaaaaaaagcagaccaggaccaacttcagccgactgtgtggaacacactgagaaaacttagttggcCAACGAACAAAAACTGGCCGatcgtcggcttggtgtgttcctgtcCTTAGAATATGACAATGTGTAGCTGCAGCGCTGGACTACTAATGAAGCAGCGACAGAAATGGAAGCTTTCATGAGTGGCTTTATTCTGTGCTACAGAGTGTAAGAAGTGAAGACATCCCATCACTGGACCACAGAGATGTCTCCATTATATTATTTTCTGCATGACCTGCACATTGACAACAACACAACGCTACCTTGTTTCTGCAACGTCTGCTGCGTTTGTTTTACGTGAGGCATAAGTAGAAAAGCTACTCGCAATCTGATCAGAGCAGTCAGATTGAAATGGATTTCCAAAAATGAGATTTGAATAGAATTTAACCCACAAATTAATGTAGCTTGAATTGGATTTCTTGTGATTTTTTTGCgttcacacttgctaaatctgaTCGGATACTAATAGGATAGGATTTGAACTGACAGTCTGAGCAAGGCTTTaaagtatgagcaatagtatTAGCAATGCTTTAGCAAGCACCACAGAAAGACTCATGAAAAGCTACATAATGGATCATAAATTGACATAGGTAAATAGCAAACTGATTATTAAGACCATCAGTTCATTCCTTTTCAAATCTCAGAAAACAgatttgaaaaacaacaaagtatttttaaacctacCATCATATTCAGGAAAGTAATCTACAAGAtgtgaaaacattattttctcTTCCAAAAGGTCTTTCTTGTTCAGAAAAAGAATAACTGATGAATTCTGGAACCAGGGGTATGTTATTATCGTCCTAAACAATGCTTTGCTTTCCTCCATTCGATTCTGTGGGGGAAAAATAACATAACAGGGCCATTTCAGTGGTTATTTTAGTCCTACTTTAGTCCAGCAATCAACACTAACATTCAGTTCACCGCTTCTGacaatttcagaaaaaaataaaagtgctTTCATTCAAGCATTGCTAAAGTTTGCCAGCTTGCCATTTAAAGTTCAGAAAGAAAAGTAGTTCACTCTCTACTGGTTACATGATCACATCAATCATTCAACCAGAGTTTTGAGACAGCCAAAGACAGTTTTTATACGGTAAGTATATGTAGGTACAaaactttcatttaaaaaaaaaaaaaaaaaaaaaaaaaaaaaaagtcaagtgGTGTAagtataatgttaaaaaaaaaaaaaaaattgtcactcAACAAATGGCCACCTGCATGTTGGTTTCCGCAATGAATTTTGAGGGTATTGATTTTGCAGATTGAATTATTCCAagcaatattttaaaacagcTTTACTACTTTTTATTCTTTAAGAAATAAGAATATAATCTTGcaagaaattatttaaaaagattATGCCACacagtttaaatatttttttcaagaatGTCATGCTTtcattaaagtccccctgtggtgaaaaatcatgtttttaatgttatttatatgtCTGGTGTTTATATGTCTagtgtttttaacatgctttaaagccgcgcacacacttgacgattgtaaggccgattatgaatgtaaattgatacttatgactgatcgcgcttaaacgtgtccagtcagagccggttgcgttcagtctgcgattacagtccgtgttcaaattccatgtgaaagtatataaatctgcttcagtcgcaggaaacaatcactgtatgttgagcacagtcttagaatgctttagctagtcgttaaatgtgtgcccagcttaagacaaaccatgtgcaaattcataagtcaacaccattgctgagtattttatctttaaaactgcagtaaaccaaagagTCTCAAACctgcggtttgaaatcgctggtgtttctgacgtcacaaactaccttgtaaccaatcacatcaacGTGCCagtgggctttagcatatcattaactgaccATGCAAGGAAGTCTCAAAAGAAGTTTATTCTGGTATATTTTTTCcattgatatgaaaaatttggTAGATTTAACAACATGGCGGGTGTATGAtgcatattacgatgttatgatgaactatatgtctttcttcactgacgttctgagttgttcaaagcatttgtaaggatactgattgttagaaggcagctgtctgacttgTGAATgcgaacatggtttgtgtaacattattattagctgttttataacatagtcaagcaaaatgCTAATCTTATTAATTAGCTTTATCTGTCGGATATTGTAAAAAGTGATACCATTGTActgcgtttacctcagtaagttgaccatGTGGTCGTCTGagcttgtgcgagtgagtggaggtggggctaattgtcatattcatagatccgtgtatattaaatgaggcaagggtgtagagcatgggtggggaacgttgatcctggagggccattgtcctgcagagtttagctccaaccctaattaaacacacctgaagctaatcaaggtcttcaggattattaAAGTTATAGGCAGGTGAGTGTTtctttcagggttggagctaaactctgcaggacaatggtcttccaggatcaacgttccccacccctgGTGTAGAGTttcattcaagctattttaaggaattaagatttttttcacaagaaataacatttaaatatgtaattttgatgaTCAAAgttgagttttaagggataaaattatttattactacagggggactttaagatttttcttttctttgctaCACTTGATGGTTATCCACACTTCACCCCCCACAAAAGACATCTATGCATGTATAAAATCACTGTATGGAACTGTTTAATCTTattaaaaatgcaacaaaaaaaaaaaaagaaaagagagagatgaCATTGGATTGTGTCATTTATATAAtcaaactaaaaaaacaaaacaacacaatatAGAAGTTCTGCAAGCATTTTAAGTGGCAAGTAACAGCTTTGGCTCCCTCTGCTGGTACTTCATTTACCTCATTGTCAGACTCGACCAGAACTTGGTCATATTCGCTGAGTGCTACCAGGAACATGATGGAGGTGACGTTTTCAAAGCAGTGGATCCACTTCCGCCGTTCTGACCGCTGCCCCCCTACATCCACCATCCTGAAAAGTAGGAGGGGTCATGAGGTTAAAAGGTTCACACGCTTTGGGAGCAGTTTTGGAACATGAAGGCATCTGAACACTAGTCAAACTGAGTATTTTGTATCAGTGCAATACTAGATGAACACCTGACTAGAAGAGTAACTGTAAAGAGAAGACTTACCTGAATATGACACTATGTAGGTCGAAGGGGTATTCAATGATGCCTGTTGTGGGCACTCTCACCCTGAGCACATCTTGCTGGGTGGGAATGTAGGAAGGGTTGGTGATGCGATCTAGTGAATTTAGGTAACTGTAGACAAACAGCAaacatttcacaattctgaggaatCTCCATGTTTTTCTACTGCAATACTTGGAAGAATCTCAAAACCTGTCAAGAATGTGTCTGAgttgcattttacctcaaacaaCAAAAAGTATTATATGCAATATATTCAGGATAAAGGCAgcatattttgtttgtttttaatattttcaagcaaattaagcacatttctatggaagcttgtttccgccactgaataacaaataaaaaaggtaattgcaactttttagctcacaattctgagggttttttttcttttttcttttactttcacACAATTGCGCAtttacatctcacatttctgacctttttttttcagaattgcgtgatataaacttgcaattgcgtgttataaaaaTCAGATCTTGGAGATATaagctcacaattctgagaaatagttGTAAATGCAAGATATAAAACTTATATCTGagaaaataatatttgcaattctgatttttttccttgcagttgcgattttatatctcacaattctgacttcttttatcagaatttgactttataactcgcaataacatgttataaagtcagaattgtgagatataaactcaattgtgaggaaaaaaaagtcaaaatttcgAGATTATCACAATTATCATTTATACATACATTCTTATCTTTTATACATCCATACGTTCCCCATTCTCAgtagaatattttttgttttcccatttattttaaagtatatttttgaaaacaaaattttaaaataatgctgtttttttatatttcatatatttttttcactagggtaatgaaacagatttttaaaacaAGTGATTGTGTACATTGGAATATAAAATGTGCAGAACATTTCATATGGTAGCCCACAGTTACTGTCAGAATTATATGTTAGTTTAGCATATTAGTTAAATCTTCTGCAAAAACTCACTTTACTCACTGCTTGTCAGCCTACAGCTCAGAGGAAAAATATTTCTCAGAGATTTCATTTAAGTATCAATTTTGTAACAAACTGTAGTAACTACAGAGCTCAGATCATTCGGTCTTGGGAGAATTAGATGAGAAATGTTTTGAGGAGAACTTTTGAGTGTAGACTTTGGTGTCTTGGCAAATCTGAGGGCAATgcaagacattgttaaaatctCTTCTAAGAACGCACATTAAAATATTGGTGCCCATTTCCTAACGAGAAAAATCAGAAGCAGAAGACTTCACTTTAAGCCTCATTTGTTctccatttaaaggtgccatagaacgcgttttcaaaagatgtaatataagtctaaggtgtcccctgaatgtgtctgtgaagtttcagctcaaaataccccatagatttttttaaattcattttttaactgcctattttgggacatcattaaatatgcgccgattcagcgcgttgcccctttaaattctcgtgctccccggcCCGaatgccttaaacagcataaagttcacacagctaatataaccctcaaaatggatctttacaaagtgttcatgatgcagcatgtctaattgtgtaagtattgtatttatttggatgtttacatttgattctgagtttgatagtgctttgtggctaaagctaacattacacactgttggagagatttataaagaatgaagttgtgtttatgaattatacagactgcaagtgtttaaaaaaattaaaataatgacagtcttgtctccgtgaatacagtaagaaacgatggtaactttaaccacatttaacagtacattagcaacatgctaacgaaacatttagaaagacaatttacaaatatcactaaaaatatcatgttatcatggatcatgtcagttattattgctccatctgccatttttcgctattgtccttgcttgcttacctagtctgatgattcagctgtgcacatccagacgtcctgcccttgtgtaatgccctgaacatgggctggcatttgcaaatattgagggcgtacatattaatgatcccgaatgttgcgtaacagtcagtgttatgttgagacaatggtgtttgagactcactgtatgtcatttccatgtactgaaatcttgttattcaactatgccaaggtaaattaaattttccattctacggcacctttaatctcATTGGTGTGTAGGAGAAACAACTCACACATTAGAGAGGTC
This DNA window, taken from Megalobrama amblycephala isolate DHTTF-2021 linkage group LG4, ASM1881202v1, whole genome shotgun sequence, encodes the following:
- the gnaq gene encoding guanine nucleotide-binding protein G(q) subunit alpha, with protein sequence MTLDSIMACCLSEEAKEARRINDEIERQLRRDKRDARRELKLLLLGTGESGKSTFIKQMRIIHGSGYSEEDRRSFTKLVYQNIFTSMQAMIRAMDTLQILYKYEHNKANANIVREVDVEKVFLFVNPYVDAIKSLWNDPGIRECYDRRREYQLSDSTKYYLNSLDRITNPSYIPTQQDVLRVRVPTTGIIEYPFDLHSVIFRMVDVGGQRSERRKWIHCFENVTSIMFLVALSEYDQVLVESDNENRMEESKALFRTIITYPWFQNSSVILFLNKKDLLEEKIMFSHLVDYFPEYDGAQRDAQAAREFILKMFVDLNPDSEKIIYSHFTCATDTENIRFVFAAVKDTILQLTLKEYNLV